Within Enterobacter sp. RHBSTW-00175, the genomic segment ATAAGCTGGCGTTGATGCCAGCGGCAAACCGAATTTATTAAAGGTGAGAGTTACATGCCGGTAATTAAAGTACGTGAAAACGAGCCGTTCGACGTAGCACTGCGTCGCTTCAAACGTTCATGCGAAAAAGCAGGTGTTCTGGCGGAAGTTCGTCGTCGTGAGTTCTATGAAAAACCAACGACCGAACGTAAACGCGCTAAAGCTTCTGCTGTGAAACGTCACGCGAAGAAACTGGCTCGCGAAAACGCACGCCGTACTCGTCTGTACTAATCTGTTGAGGGCTGCGGTCCTCAATTGACAGACAGAGTAATAGTCGTAAGGCCGTGCTTCCGGAAGGAATGCGCGGCTTGTTTTCGTTTATAAGTCGCTTAAATTTTTGGGGCATATGGCCGGAAGAATCCCACGCGTTTTCATCAATGATCTGCTTGCCAGAACCGACATCGTCGATCTCATCGACGCGCGGGTAAAGCTCAAAAAGCAGGGCAAGAACTACCATGCGTGCTGTCCGTTCCATAACGAAAAAACCCCCTCTTTCACCGTAAACGGTGAAAAACAGTTTTACCACTGCTTCGGCTGTGGCGCTCACGGTAATGCCGTCGATTTTTTAATGAATTACGACAAGCTCGAGTTCGTTGAAACCGTCGAAGAGCTGGCGGCGATGCACAACCTTGAAGTGCCGTATGAAGCCGGAACTGGCCTGAGTCAGATAGAACGCCATCAAAGGCAAAATCTCTATCAGTTAATGGAGGGGTTAAATGATTTTTATCAGAAATCCTTCACCCAACCCAATGCCGAGCCTGCACGTCAGTATCTGGAGCAACGCGGTCTAAGCGCCGAGATTGTTCAGCAGTTCGCTATTGGTTTTGCTCCGCCAGGCTGGGACAACGCGTTAAAACGTTTCGGTGGTAATGTCGACAACAGGAAGCTGCTGCTCGATGCCGGAATGCTGGTCAACAACGACCAGGGAAGAACTTACGACCGTTTCCGCAATCGCGTGATGTTCCCGATTCGCGACAAACGGGGCCGGGTTATTGGATTCGGTGGCCGCGTACTGGGTAACGATACGCCGAAATACCTTAACTCCCCGGAAACCGATATTTTCCATAAGGGTCGCCAGCTGTATGGCCTTTATGAAGCGCAGCAGCATCAAGCTGAGCCACAACGACTGTTGGTTGTCGAAGGATATATGGATGTTGTCGCCCTGGCGCAATACGGTATTCATTATGCCGTTGCTTCGCTAGGAACATCGACCACAGCCGATCATATGCACATGTTATTCCGGGCAACGAATAACGTTATTTGTTGTTACGACGGCGACCGTGCAGGACGAGATGCCGCATGGCGTGCGCTTGAAACGGCAATGCCTTACATGACGGACGGTCGTCAGCTACGCTT encodes:
- the dnaG gene encoding DNA primase — translated: MAGRIPRVFINDLLARTDIVDLIDARVKLKKQGKNYHACCPFHNEKTPSFTVNGEKQFYHCFGCGAHGNAVDFLMNYDKLEFVETVEELAAMHNLEVPYEAGTGLSQIERHQRQNLYQLMEGLNDFYQKSFTQPNAEPARQYLEQRGLSAEIVQQFAIGFAPPGWDNALKRFGGNVDNRKLLLDAGMLVNNDQGRTYDRFRNRVMFPIRDKRGRVIGFGGRVLGNDTPKYLNSPETDIFHKGRQLYGLYEAQQHQAEPQRLLVVEGYMDVVALAQYGIHYAVASLGTSTTADHMHMLFRATNNVICCYDGDRAGRDAAWRALETAMPYMTDGRQLRFMFLPDGEDPDTLVRKEGKEAFEARMEQAQPLSMFLFNSLLPQVDLSSPDGSTQLAALALPLISQVPGDAHRIQLRQTLGLKLGIFDDGQLDRLMPKQAESGVVRPTQQIKQTPMRILIGLLVQNPNLAPLVPPLHGLVQSKLPGLSLFNELVSLCVAQPGLNTGQLLENYRGTSEYSTLEKLSAWNDIKDENVEKMFTDTLNRIFDSMLEQRQEELIARDRTHGLSSEERREFWEIRQALEKK
- the rpsU gene encoding 30S ribosomal protein S21 codes for the protein MPVIKVRENEPFDVALRRFKRSCEKAGVLAEVRRREFYEKPTTERKRAKASAVKRHAKKLARENARRTRLY